Genomic segment of Lagopus muta isolate bLagMut1 chromosome 3, bLagMut1 primary, whole genome shotgun sequence:
CTGCCATTGTCACAGCTGCAAGATGGCCTGAGAGTTGTGCAGGTCCATCAggctcagctgcagctttccattTACCCTTCTCTGgtcctcctgcagctggacGGATCGCCCACAAGGGCATGGGGTACGCAGACCCTCCCCggccagctgcagcagtcaCTCCTGCCAGCACTCCCTTTCCCGCCGACCATTCCCATTTCGCAGGCTGGAGCCCTGTgtggcagaggagaggagaggtgcaggcagaaggaaaacagagtgctgggattcctccagctcGCTGCCAGCTGTCTTCTCTGACATTTTTGGGGTGGGCAGGGGACTGTGGGAGCACCCTCGAagtgctgggcaggagggaaggaattaaagatgcagctgcaggcagcgggcTCTGAGCTGGAGCAGTGCGGCCGGGCACTGTACAGCTCACAGTCTGGGCACACAGAGGAAATTTgtccagctgagggctgcagggctgtccttACCAAGCCCCATCCTACAGGTCTGCAGCGACTGCACCAGTTGCTCgagctcttcccactgcaggagctcagaaGCAACAGCAACCCTGGCCCAAGTAGGTAATGACAACACGCACACACAAATACACCCGATACAGAATCTGGCATACTACAGTCCTCCCAGAgcttgttgctgctttttaggCTGCTCTACAGCTATTCTGTCCATTCCCCTTCATTCCCCTATGTCTTGCCCCCTTTCTTCGCCCATTCCTTTTTCAggtttctcctttctttcctcacttccttccccacgccttctgcctgcagtggccccatgttctgctgctcttctcagcTGACGATCCTTAAACCACACTTTTCAAAGACATGGGATCAGACTGCATACTatcactgattttaaaacagcCAAAGAAGTACAGTATTACGTATGGATAACAAACTCCTACCTGCTGGAAGACCAATATCAGCTCCTCATCCTGGAGCATCACCATCGCCCCCAGGTTAGGCTGGCACTGCTCATCTGCCCCGCAGTGCTGCTTGAATGGCACTGGCAcctcctggcacagcctgccACCTCCCTCTGTCACATCTACATGTCACCTCCTCTCACCGCTGTAGTTCTGACCCCACACATCAAacccatgtccccccatgtcctcacgtgtccctgtgtccccatatGCCCTCTCATGTCCCCTCAagtccccccatgtcccctgCCCCGCTTTGCTCCTTGCTGATGTCACTGTGGGGTtgaggatggggacagggatgccTGTGGGATGCGTGGAGCCCTGGGACGAGTTGATGGCCATGCACAGTGGGGTGATGGTGCCCTCGGCGCACAGTTGTGACATTGAGGGGGGGGGGTATTGCCCTGCAAGTGGGGATCATTGCCCCCAACATGGGGCTCGTGCCCCACGCACATGGGCAAGTTGTATGGGCAGTGCTTTCTGGAGATGAtctgtcttttctccaaatctgcAGTGACTTCAGCAATCCCGCGTTGAGCCACAGCAGCAATGGGGCACTGCAGCACGTCAGCGATCTCTGACTGGAGGAGCGCAGGGCTGCACGAAGGAcgcactgcagcctccctgtttctgtggggtttgcACTGCTGTTGGAGCCCAAAGGCCACATGCTGCCatacaggcaggtgccaggttcACCCACTGAGGACACCAAACCCTAAATGTCACAGTGGCCTTTAATTGCTGTGTGAGGAGATGACGCGCatttctccctggggagccgTAAGCTGAGCCCGgcagctgggcagccagcactcGCTCCATTGACGCCGCTCATCTCAGCCCTTGTGCTGCACGTGCAGCTTCTCAGCACCTCGCTGTATCAGTATTGAAGCCTGTGCTCCCCTATCTATTAGAAATGTCACCAATGGCCATTGGGGACAGACTGGAATCAAAATACGTGGGCCATCCTAGCTCGCCCATCAGTAAAGCTCCCCTTGCCAGACAGGCAGACCCAATTGGCTgctggtgttggtttttttttcttcatgcctTTATGGGAACTTTGAtatcacagcctgaagcagtgatggagcacctggcgaggggtgcagccctgcaagcacaggtggaagcaacgcagctgtgggagcagatggggctgagcctggctccagccctccctCACCTCATCTGAAAGctggcagccccacaggcaGTGTCTCTTCCCAATGACCCCCTCCCAGGGGTTGTTGGGGGGCTCTGGTTCTTGGAAAGAGGTAAGCAATTCTTCCTTTATTGTAGGGTTttgatcttttcctttctgtgggGATCCTAAGCTGGTTTAGAGTAGCTCTATCTGCTTTGCCTGTCTTTATGGTGCCCTTCAATTGTTTTCTGGGGGAAGTGAAGGGGGTATCTCCCTTTCTCTGAACTGGTAATGCAGGGACTGATGTTCgttcctttcttttgctcttatCTCATTTCTGGAATGCACCAATCAGCCCTGAGGTAACGCTGGTTGGCTGTGCATTGCAACTCTGGAAATGTCTGGAGCTGATGCTCTTTTCCATAAAGGGATTCTGTGTTCTCCAGATCTTCTTTGCAGCTCTTTTTGAACTCAATACTTCTCAGGAAGTCTCTGTTCCCTCTTTGGTGATTCTTATTGCATAATCTCCAACCTGAGGCTCCAAACTTGGTTTGTCTGCTACCACATTGTCCCAACCCATTTAATGACATGTACCCTCTGTGTCCCCTTCCACTGTGTCCTTGCATCCACCTGTGTCTTTGTGTCCTCCCTGTGTCCTCTCCCCATGTCCCCTCTTGTCAGCTCGATGGGATTTAAGGGTTTCTGGGGCTCCTCCAGTTAGTGGTTTAAGCTCTGTGAAATCTTTGGAGCAGGCAATGGAGCCCCTCATGAGCCCCCTGTTCATGCATCACTTGTATGCAGGTGGGTTTTGTGATGGCTGTTGGAAGCTCTCTTACAGATGGAGTGGGGGTCACAAGGGGCTCCCTGGGCTTTGTTCTTCCAGCGCAATAAGCGATGTGACTGGTGATAGAGTGTGGTGCATCCATCAGGCTGGGACCTGAGCTTAAGAAAATCTCTGGGCCCCAGAGGCCCTTTTCTTTGTCCTCACTTAGTGCAATGCAGTCTCCACTACTCGAGCACACTGAACACAAGTGTTCTGTTCCTGTTTTGTCTGCTTCTCTCCTTGATCTCCCTTATGAATTTGTAACAGATGCCGGGGCATGGAACTCAGAGCATGCTGTGGCTGACCACCCTGGGGtcctatgtttttttctgtttcttgcagaTCTTGCTTTGTATTTATAGGAAATGTATTTAGAGGAAAGATTTCCCTCTTCTGGACCACTTTGTCAGGATCAGCCCAGATCTCCATCCCAACTGTCAGGGGATGCTCTTAGTTTCCTAATCTGTATGATACCCAGTGCCCCCCTTCCTTCCACCCCCTGACTCCCGTTAAATAGCTAGCTCTGCAGCTACGGGACCCAGCAGTGTGATGAAGCAAGTCCTCTGgtctgctgaatactgggactgcCATGGAcaggctctgtgctgatgtGGATCTTCCTGGTTGGACTGCTTGCTGAGTGTCTCCAGAGCTGTTGAGCACTCAGGCTTCCCTGCCTGCCCTGACTGCTCACCAGGCCATCGACGTCCTTTGTGTCGCTGTTCCTCATGGCATCAGCTGTCACACCATAGACTCCTTGGAGTCGGAAGGAACCATTTGTGATGATCTAGTCCGACTCCCCACAAGGAACAGGGATGttcacagctagatcagagCCTGATCCAacctcaccttggaagggacagggcatccagcacatctctgggcaacctgttccactgcttcacCACCCCTACtgtaaaagatattttccttacatctaacccaaattttcccttgttctttccttttgctcccctttaggtattgaacAGCTGTTACCAGGCCACCTTGGAGCCCTCACTTCTCcgtgctgaacagccccagctctctcagcctgtccttggaGGAGAGCCCTTTGATCccttggttcttttttttttgtggccaTCCTCTGATGTgatccaacaggtccatgtctcttctgcactgaggactcTACATTCTGACACAATCTCTAGATGTGGGATTGTGTGGAATATAGACTCAGATAAGGGAAGTCTCTTTACTTCACAGGTCCTACAGGAGCTGAtgagaacttcagaaataaagtggGAGCTCCATACTCCGTGGCACCCTCCTTCTTCAGGGAAAGTAGAATGAATCAATCAGATGCTGAAGAAGCACTTGTCAAAATTGGTTTCAGAGACCAAACTACCATGGACAAAGTGTTTGCCTGTAGCCCTTGTCAGAACACGAACCACTCACAGAAAAGGCTTAGGAGTATCGCCCTATGAAGTGCTGTTTGGGTGGCCGTACTTGGGAATGGTGAGATGCCCGCTCTTGAAACCAAGGGTAAGTTTCTCCAGAACTGTGTACTCAGGTTGTCTGCTGCTCTGTTACCCCTTAAGGAATGTGGGCTGTTGGCTCAAACTCCACCTCTGGAATTTCCAGTGCACTCATCCCGTGTTGGAGGCTGGTCCTAATATGCACCTGGAAGGAATAAAGGCTTTAGCCTGAGTGGGATGGAATGGACTATTTCAGGTACTGCAGTGGATGTtgtctaccttgacttcagcaatgTTTTGTTACAGTCTCCTGTGACATCCTGGTAATGAAGCTgagaaagtgtgggatagatgagtggatgaTGAGGTGGGCTGAGAACTGGTTTACTGGCTGAGCtcagtggtggtgatgggcgGCACAGAGTGCGGCTGGAGAGCTGTGAGTGGCGGTGCTCCcgggggttggtgctgggtctggttGTGAAGGGGAGATTGTGTTTGTGCTGTAGAAGCTTtgagtattttctgtatgtagtaCTGGCTTTACTGAACTTACAGCCCTCTTGTGAAAGAGCCGTTTGCCTTCCACTAAGAAAGTTGCTGAGCAGAGTTAAAAAGTTAAAGATTCGGGGTGTTCTGATTGGGGTGGAATTGAGGTGGGAAAGAAAGACCATATAAAGGGAAATTGCATGTACCCGCTCTCTGTTTCACGCTTTCCACGAGGTTCGTGAATGCAGAATGAAGCTGTACTTGCTAAACgttgtgctgtttttttgctgttgccGAAGTGGGGCAGTGACCAGGGAGTACTACATTGGGATTATAGAGACAGCATGGGACTATGCTCCTGGTAGTACTGATATCATATCTGGACAACGTTTTGCAGAAGAAGAGTAAGTAATGTAGTTCGTACTGATGGAGTTTTATTTAATAGCATTGTCTGCTTTAGATGCTAGGACCAGGACCTGGTGAAGTTGGTGAAATGAATTGTGCTAGTGTCAGTGAACCTGGTGGCTGACATATAAGGGAGTATTTACTTTTTCCTGACTTGCTTAAGAACTAAATTGCGACTCTCTGCTGATGGAAAATGTTGTACAATGTAATGTTCTTTTTGTGACTTTATCGTAATGAAACGTTTATTAACTAGAGGTAGGGAAATGATCATGTGAATGCCTACTGTTATTTTGAATTAGCCAAGTGGCAGTGATGAAGGGAAGGcttctgcttttacatttttaaactcagaagtttaacatgttttttctgttctgatttttctgttgggcacaattttcctttttaaatgtttgttgttGGCAGTGGTCTCTTTCTTGTGgagatgcagcagctggagtGTTTCATGCAAGAAAGGCTCTGTGCAGTATGAGAAATAGAGGATAAGTGTGGTGAGGAGAAAGGTGATACCCAGAAGacataataaataaagaaaactcaGATATCGGAGGCACCAAAGAAAGTAttgggcaggaaaaaaaaatagtcatcCTCtctattttttcagtgcttttaaaatgaagtagaaCTATACTAAATGAAGAGTGAAGAAGTATATCACTAGTAAGAAGAGTCTTCTCCTTGCTGACTGTGAAGTCAACATAACATGATACTTGTTGGTTTTAACTGGCTTTGGAAGATTATGCAGAACTTGAAGCACGTACAAAAATGTTGAGCAGGAAGACCTGTTGTTTGACTTATAAGCAGCAGAAAATTGTGTCAAGTATCCTTATCTTCAGTCTACAAAATAGATAGAAAAAATTCATAGTTGGTGTGTAGCATTTAGTCTCTATCTGAGTGCCTGTactcttcagaaatgtgaatgtATTTGCTTCTAAAGGCAGACTGTGCACAGTGCTACGGAGGCTTGGCTTTTGTTTGAGATCTGCTAATTAGCACTGTTCAAGTATAAAGTGAATATCTGatattgtgtattttctttacaggcAAGCTGAAGTCTTCCTTAAAAGAGGACCGCAAAGGATAGGAAGCATTTATAAGAAGGCTGTCTACACTCAGTACACTGATGTTTTATATGATGTGGTAGTTGAGAAACCTTCCTGGCTGGGTTTTTTAGGCCCTATCATTAAAGGAGAAGTTGGTGATTCCATTGTTGTTCACTTGAAAAACTTTGCTTCCAGAAACTACACACTGCATCCACATGGTGTAAAATATACAAAGGAAAACGAAGGTAAGCTTGAGTCCATTTTGTGTCAGAATTGAACAAAAGCTTTGTCATCAAAGATACAACTGCCTAAGCGAATTGTCTTCTGAAACAAGACACATCAGTTTAAAATAGGAGCTGATTAAGAACTTCTGGTATTTGTTCAAGAGTGAAATACTGAGCCAAAAGTGGGGTTCGTGTAGAAGGCAATTTTAGATCAACGTTCCATCTGAAATAAGGGTAATGTAGGGatgtctgaaggaaaaaaaaccgATGCTgttgtaaagaaaatactgtttgtatAAGTTATAACTCTTAACGGTATTAAGAATTCTGAATTATACACAAGATATAAGATACACAAGTTCCTTAAAACAGGCAAATGCCTTCAGCTTAGATAAATTAGCCATCACTCTTTCAGATGTACTGTAACCATGCTACTGGTATTAGTGAAGACAATAGTTGTTGGCAATAGGGGAGACTTTCAAGCTGTGAAACACTGCTGCAGTTTCACTGAAATTAGTGGAGTCCTTGCATATTGACAGGCAGAAGAGTCGTGTTCTCTTCTGGACAATCTATGGAGTGTTTTTGTAGCATCTTTTATGCATACAGCAACCCATGAGTGTGCCATCTGTCAGAAAGAGCAGCGTGTCCCTCCTGAGGAAATACTGTGATTCCAGTTTCCTCCTTGAAAACTACTGAATGTAGTATGATGACATCTAAACCTGAGGCTGTAGCCTGACAATTCACTCTGCCAGATGCACCTCACTGGGTAGTTTTCCATACTATTATCTGCAAGAAAGACTGCACTGGAATATAGCCACTGAAAGTTTTATTAAGATGCCTTAAAAACTGTGAGAATTATTGAGTAGATACTGTCAAAAGTAGTCTTTGAAAAtttttcagtggggaaaaaaattgtgaaatattAGTTTAACatctaatatttttaaagggtTTTCATTACATCAAATATGTGACTTGGCATTGACGCACTATGGGAGCAGAACAGCATGTTGTATGGTAATATATAGAACAATATTTGCAATTTTACCACTGTTGCTCTTATTTGAGGCACACCTGTGTTCCTTGGAGAGGAATGCAATGTTTTAGAATAGATTCCAAGATCAATATTTAACAAatgttttacaaatattttagcTGTTGTCTCTTTAGCAGAAGTACACTGTGCCCTCTTAATAAAGAACTCAATTTAAAGTTATTTGTCAAAGCGCACCTGCAGAACTCAAAGTCGAGTAAAGGAATTCTAGCAGAAGGGAGAGCTCTATCCATCTGagttaaaatttgttttacCTCTATTCGAGTATTCAATCCCTGTTATTGCAGCATGTAGTCAACTTGAAAGCACTGTTCTGACACCGTATTGTGAAATGCGTTATGTTAATGTTGGCCGTGTGCCATTCCTCAGGTGCTTTTTATCCAGACTATACCAAAGGTTTTGAAAAAAGAGATGATGCTGTGAAGCCTGGAGGCCAGTACACTTATACGTGGGATGTGACAGAAGATCAAGGTCCTGCTGAAGGAGATGCAGACTGCATTACCAGGGTTTACCACTCTCACATAGATGCTCCAAGAGATGTTGCCTCAGGGCTTGTTGGGCCTTTAATCATTTGCAGGAAAGGTAAAACGTGGATTAACTACTACATATGCAAGTTGATTGATAATGGCACTtgataaatataaatgaacTAATTTTCTGGAAGAGGAAATTAAGAGTTCATTTTGAAATAGTGGATTTTGTCTTGTCAGTTATCTGCCATGTAATAATAGGATGGGATTTGATTTTTGTGTGCTAGGCAAATGAGTGAAATGTGTTCATGCTAGTAATGCAAAAGTGTGACATTCATATGTAGAACAAATGTTTTACATTATCATCACATACAATATTTATTCTTAGCAAAGTTATTTTACAGCGTCTGTTAAAACCAACCTTTGTTTTCCCAATATGGCTGTAAGTTTATACATACAGTCACACTCAAGATAAACAACAAAATGTCAAGTAAACAGCCAGCATCCTTACCAATACTGTGCTTAAAACTGaacagtttttttccccagttttaattatttactaACTATACTTGTTACTACTAGTATACTATCTAAGGTGGAACTGAGTGTAAGGGGGCACGCTGGTTGGAAAATTTTACCTTTGGTCTGCTGAgtctccccattttttttttttaattttatttttttaagtagcaaGTTTGGTGCTTTTAGCAAATATTCTAGTTCAGACCAAAAGTGTAATGGCACTTACCCTTACTACAGTTAGATCAAttgataaatagataaatagataaatacagCGTTACAGACACGTACACAAGTTTGTAATTTAATCTTTACGTTGTGCAAGACTAGATGCTACCAAGAACTGTAATTTCAAACGGTTCTTACGCAGCAACTGTGTGTGtaaacagtaacaaagaaaaaaatgaacagtacaacatttaaaactgcatctgaaaacaagcaagcaagcgAACAGGATTCTGCAATTCATTTGCTGCTGTTACAGAACACACTTTCTATTACTTCCGCATTTTCAGTATTCATCCTCTtcttcagcctctgcttctACAGAGTCTATCCCAACTTCTTCATAATCTTTTTCAAGGGCAGCCAGATCTTCCCGGGCTTCGGAAAATTCTCCTTCCTCCATTCCTTCCCCAACGTACCAATGTACAAAGGCACGTTTGGCATACATCAAATCGAATTTATGGTCGAGACGAGCCCATGCTTCAGCAATGGCAGTGGTATTACTCAGCATACATACAGCTCTCTGCACCTTTGCAAGGTCGCCACCTGGCACCACAGTTGGAGGCTGGTAGTTAATGCCCACCTTCAAGAAAACAAGTGAGAACGTCTTTAATTACTGGGAAGCACTGAAGACTTATTTCTGTTAACAACAACAGGAGCCACAACTGTgaacaattaaataaaattattttgcgcttcatcaaaatatttaacTAAATCCTAAATTCAGGATCTGGTCAAACTGGTCCAGCGTTAGCTACATTGGCCTAGAGGTTATTTTTCCAAGATCATAAGAGCTTACTGGACTCTACAAAGAACATAAGAATCTAGGTCTTTGCAAGTCCTGAATGCATGCACAGTAGCTGGAAGGATGGACCTCTTGTCCGGAAGGTGACACTGCCAGTCAACTGAGAACAAGCAGAAGTAGCTGAACAACCTGATATTCATCTAGTAAAAAGGTGACTTACAGGAGCCTATGTTTAAATGAATCACAACGAAAAAAATAGGTTTGCTCTAGTGATAGCAGTCAGGCTCCACATGTCCGGAAACTGATAGCGTCTACCACTTCAAGGTATCTCAAAACCATTGTTGGGAAATTACTGCACTGAATTCAATAACTTCATGTAGTGTTTCTACCTTTGCTTGGGGCTTGCCTATATTCCTTCTGTACAAAGCTCCCGAGATTTTTGAAGACTTGCAGTAAAACCTGGCATTGCTTTTCAGTACTACCTGcttgtaaattattttcagacacTCAGTACTGCCTGTTCCTACAAAAACCGTGACTGCTATTCTGTAACTTGTTTTAGAATTTTCATCTGAGTTAAAGTATCAGGGAATTATATTTAAGAATATAATCTGAAATGTAAGCAGTTCAGTAACAGGAACGTTACAGTACAGTACAATGACCGCTACCTCCAAATATCACGTAATTCCTACTATTTCCAAGATCAAGCACTTCAGAAGTTATCAAAGTACCTTGAATCCAGTTGGGCACCAATCCACAAACTGAATGGTACGTTTAGTCTTGATAGTAGCGATAGCTGCGTTGACATCTTTAGGGACAACATCACCTCTGTATAACATACAGCAGGCCATGTATTTACCATGACGTGGGTCACATTTTACCATCTGGTTGGCTGGTTCAAAGCAAGCATTGGTAATTTCAGCCACGGATAACTGCTCATGGTAGGctttttcagcagagatgataGGGGCATATGTTaccaaggggaaatggattcgTGGGTACGGAACAAGGTTAGTTTGAAATTCTGTCAGATCTACATTAAGGGCTCCATCAAAACGTA
This window contains:
- the LOC125691286 gene encoding ferroxidase HEPHL1-like isoform X2; protein product: MDYFSGAVTREYYIGIIETAWDYAPGSTDIISGQRFAEEEQAEVFLKRGPQRIGSIYKKAVYTQYTDVLYDVVVEKPSWLGFLGPIIKGEVGDSIVVHLKNFASRNYTLHPHGVKYTKENEGAFYPDYTKGFEKRDDAVKPGGQYTYTWDVTEDQGPAEGDADCITRVYHSHIDAPRDVASGLVGPLIICRKGKTWINYYICKLIDNGT
- the LOC125691286 gene encoding ferroxidase HEPHL1-like isoform X1; the protein is MKLYLLNVVLFFCCCRSGAVTREYYIGIIETAWDYAPGSTDIISGQRFAEEEQAEVFLKRGPQRIGSIYKKAVYTQYTDVLYDVVVEKPSWLGFLGPIIKGEVGDSIVVHLKNFASRNYTLHPHGVKYTKENEGAFYPDYTKGFEKRDDAVKPGGQYTYTWDVTEDQGPAEGDADCITRVYHSHIDAPRDVASGLVGPLIICRKGKTWINYYICKLIDNGT
- the LOC125691283 gene encoding tubulin alpha-3 chain-like isoform X2, which produces MPSDKTIGGGDDSFNTFFSETGAGKHVPRAVFVDLEPTVVDEVRTGTYRQLFHPEQLITGKEDAANNYARGHYTVGKEIVDLVLDRTRKVADLCTGLQGFLIFHSFGGGTGSGFTSLLMERLSVDYGKKSKLEFAIYPAPQVSTAVVEPYNSVLTTHTTLEHSDCAFMVDNEAAYDICRRNLDIERPTYTNLNRLIAQIVSSITASLRFDGALNVDLTEFQTNLVPYPRIHFPLVTYAPIISAEKAYHEQLSVAEITNACFEPANQMVKCDPRHGKYMACCMLYRGDVVPKDVNAAIATIKTKRTIQFVDWCPTGFKVGINYQPPTVVPGGDLAKVQRAVCMLSNTTAIAEAWARLDHKFDLMYAKRAFVHWYVGEGMEEGEFSEAREDLAALEKDYEEVGIDSVEAEAEEEDEY